The proteins below come from a single Arthrobacter sp. B1I2 genomic window:
- a CDS encoding DedA family protein, which produces MEFINEAVLHAAGQWWIYPVLLVFFFVDGFAMVVPSETLIVALAAFSLHSGQPNLWILGLTALIGAICGDNMAYMLGRRIGLDRWGWMRRPKVRKVFAWARYELEKRGAVLIFTARYIPWGRVAVNYVAGSTGFSHRRFFVFDAFACVTWVGYSLGIGLLASSFPWLHHNPLLSAGIAVVFAIVLGIVIDHLLRWWHKRLGRNDTPDAEGWSEESPGAGHEGRPGTQALVVPSAEAGPAAK; this is translated from the coding sequence GTGGAGTTTATTAATGAGGCCGTGCTCCATGCAGCGGGCCAGTGGTGGATTTACCCCGTCCTGCTGGTGTTCTTCTTCGTGGACGGCTTCGCCATGGTGGTCCCCAGCGAGACCCTCATCGTGGCGTTGGCGGCGTTCTCCCTGCACAGCGGCCAACCCAACCTCTGGATCCTCGGCCTCACTGCCCTGATCGGCGCCATCTGCGGTGACAACATGGCCTACATGCTGGGCCGCAGGATCGGCCTGGACCGCTGGGGATGGATGCGCCGGCCCAAGGTACGGAAAGTCTTCGCCTGGGCCCGCTACGAGCTTGAAAAGCGCGGCGCGGTACTGATCTTCACGGCCCGGTACATCCCCTGGGGCAGGGTGGCGGTCAACTACGTCGCCGGCAGCACCGGTTTCTCCCACCGCAGGTTCTTCGTCTTCGACGCCTTCGCCTGTGTCACCTGGGTGGGGTATTCCCTTGGCATCGGCCTGCTGGCCAGCTCGTTCCCCTGGCTGCACCACAATCCGCTCCTGAGTGCGGGCATCGCGGTCGTGTTCGCCATAGTCCTGGGCATCGTCATCGACCACCTGCTGCGCTGGTGGCACAAACGGCTGGGCCGGAACGACACACCTGACGCGGAGGGGTGGAGCGAGGAATCCCCCGGCGCCGGCCATGAGGGGCGGCCCGGCACCCAGGCCCTCGTGGTGCCTTCGGCGGAGGCCGGTCCCGCGGCCAAGTAG
- a CDS encoding DedA family protein, whose product MQAINDFILAAAGQPWVLVLVLACCVIDGFFPPVPSESVVVGLAAVAATADVPNPLLLALVAAAGAFSGDNIAYLLGRRVGTTRWAWMRGPRMQSAFRWAGSELRKRPASLILVARFVPIGRVAVNLTAGATHYPHLRFVGLTILSACLWAGYSVAIGLFFGQWFEDNHALGAAIAIVCAVALGVVVDLVINKFRGKPNVVERIREPGA is encoded by the coding sequence ATGCAGGCCATCAATGACTTCATCCTCGCCGCGGCCGGACAGCCCTGGGTGCTGGTCCTGGTACTGGCCTGCTGCGTCATTGACGGCTTCTTCCCCCCTGTCCCCAGCGAATCCGTGGTGGTGGGCCTCGCGGCCGTAGCCGCCACCGCCGATGTTCCCAACCCCCTGCTCCTGGCCCTCGTGGCGGCAGCGGGTGCCTTCTCCGGCGACAATATCGCCTACCTGCTGGGGCGTCGCGTGGGTACCACGCGCTGGGCCTGGATGCGCGGCCCGCGCATGCAAAGCGCGTTCCGCTGGGCGGGCAGCGAACTGCGGAAGCGGCCGGCGTCGCTGATCCTGGTGGCCCGCTTTGTCCCGATCGGCCGGGTGGCGGTCAACCTGACCGCAGGAGCCACCCACTATCCGCATTTGCGGTTCGTGGGCCTGACGATCCTCTCGGCCTGCCTGTGGGCCGGGTACTCGGTGGCGATCGGGCTCTTCTTCGGCCAGTGGTTCGAGGACAACCACGCCCTGGGGGCGGCAATCGCCATAGTCTGTGCGGTGGCGCTGGGCGTCGTGGTGGACCTGGTGATCAACAAGTTCCGCGGCAAACCGAATGTTGTGGAACGAATCCGGGAACCAGGCGCCTGA
- a CDS encoding thymidine phosphorylase, which yields MTDNRVANNTAEAFDAVDIIRTKRDKGTLSPEQIDWTIDAYTRGAIADEQMAALNMAILLNGMDRAEIARWTAAMIASGERMDFSSLRRPDGGLKYTTDKHSTGGVGDKITLPLAPLVAVFGVAVPQLSGRGLGHTGGTLDKLESIPGWRANLSNDEILAQLQDVGAVICAAGAGLAPADKKLYALRDVTGTVEAIPLIASSIMSKKIAEGTGSLVLDVKVGTGAFMKDEARARELAETMVALGRDAGVNTVALLTNMNTPLGLTAGNAIEVEESVEVLAGGGPDDVVELTVRLAEEMLACAGVHDADPAAALKDGRAMDVWNRMIEAQGGDPRAALPVARESDVVYAPADGVLVELDALAVGVAAWRLGAGRARKEDAVQAGAGVRMHAKPGATVRAGEPLMTLLTDTPERFARAREALEHAVVIAPEGSRPAQQLIIDRIA from the coding sequence GTGACAGATAACCGCGTTGCGAACAACACGGCCGAGGCGTTCGACGCCGTTGACATCATCCGCACCAAGCGGGACAAGGGAACGCTGAGCCCCGAACAGATCGACTGGACGATCGACGCCTACACCCGTGGAGCCATCGCCGATGAGCAGATGGCGGCCCTGAACATGGCCATCCTGCTCAACGGCATGGACCGCGCCGAAATTGCCCGCTGGACGGCAGCCATGATCGCATCCGGCGAACGGATGGATTTCTCCAGCCTCCGGCGTCCCGACGGCGGCCTGAAGTACACCACGGACAAGCATTCAACGGGCGGGGTGGGGGACAAGATCACCCTGCCCCTGGCGCCGCTTGTCGCGGTGTTCGGCGTCGCCGTTCCCCAGCTGTCAGGCCGCGGGTTGGGGCACACCGGTGGCACCCTGGACAAGCTCGAATCCATTCCGGGATGGCGGGCAAACCTCAGCAACGATGAGATCCTGGCCCAGCTCCAGGACGTGGGCGCCGTTATTTGCGCTGCGGGCGCCGGGCTGGCCCCCGCAGATAAGAAGCTCTACGCCCTGCGCGACGTCACCGGCACGGTGGAAGCGATACCGCTGATCGCGTCGTCCATCATGAGCAAGAAGATCGCCGAGGGCACCGGTTCGCTGGTCCTGGACGTCAAGGTGGGCACCGGCGCGTTCATGAAGGATGAAGCCAGGGCCAGGGAGCTCGCCGAGACCATGGTGGCCCTCGGAAGGGACGCGGGGGTCAACACCGTTGCGCTGTTGACCAACATGAACACCCCGCTTGGCCTCACGGCCGGCAACGCCATCGAGGTGGAGGAATCCGTCGAGGTGCTGGCGGGCGGCGGCCCTGACGACGTCGTGGAGTTGACCGTCCGGCTCGCCGAGGAGATGCTCGCCTGCGCAGGAGTGCACGACGCCGACCCCGCCGCGGCACTCAAGGACGGCCGGGCCATGGACGTGTGGAACCGGATGATCGAGGCCCAGGGCGGTGACCCCCGGGCCGCGCTGCCGGTGGCCAGGGAATCCGACGTGGTGTACGCCCCGGCGGACGGTGTGCTGGTTGAACTCGACGCGCTCGCCGTCGGGGTGGCTGCCTGGCGGTTGGGCGCCGGCCGGGCCCGCAAGGAGGACGCCGTCCAGGCGGGGGCCGGAGTACGCATGCATGCCAAGCCGGGTGCCACCGTGCGGGCAGGGGAGCCCCTGATGACCCTGCTCACGGACACTCCGGAGCGGTTTGCCCGTGCCAGGGAAGCCCTGGAACACGCCGTCGTCATCGCCCCGGAAGGTTCGCGGCCCGCCCAGCAGCTCATCATCGACCGCATAGCATAG
- a CDS encoding cytidine deaminase — MDNAQAVDWAALEAAAVAAMKNAYAPYSKFPVGAAALTGDGRIVSGCNVENASYGLTLCAECALVGNLHMTGGGLLRAFYCVDGAGNVLMPCGRCRQLLYEFRAPNMQVMTTQGIKTMDQVLPDAFGPEHLEETR, encoded by the coding sequence ATGGACAACGCACAGGCCGTGGACTGGGCAGCCCTGGAGGCAGCCGCCGTCGCCGCCATGAAGAATGCCTATGCCCCGTACTCAAAGTTCCCGGTGGGGGCTGCCGCCCTGACCGGGGACGGCCGGATTGTCAGCGGCTGCAACGTGGAGAACGCCAGCTACGGGCTGACCCTCTGCGCGGAATGCGCCCTGGTGGGGAACCTGCACATGACCGGAGGCGGGCTGCTGCGCGCCTTCTACTGCGTTGACGGGGCAGGGAATGTCCTCATGCCCTGCGGCCGGTGCCGCCAGCTGCTGTACGAATTCCGGGCCCCGAACATGCAGGTCATGACCACCCAAGGCATCAAGACCATGGACCAGGTGCTGCCTGACGCCTTTGGTCCCGAACACCTGGAGGAGACCCGGTGA
- a CDS encoding ABC transporter permease — translation MSTTVSSSRPGNPQPGGPKADAPSSALSAKPVSWKTPILLTVFALVSLVFFGFLAPGQTASFGISTGGDFFQLPALEINAFAGGIVLSVLLVALAGYAVYLKTKSQPAPGWLPVTFIVLFVAAFLIWVVGGARTPTISLAGLIAGSVTLAVPLVFGSLSGVLCERVGVVNIAIEGQLLGGAFTAAIVASMTHNAFIGLLAAAVAGAVVSMVLALFSIKYLVNQIIVGVVLNVLVSGVTGFLFSTVMQANKAQFNSPPGLDVIDIPVLSSIPIIGPILFRQSLVGYLMYVAVAVVWVGLFKTRWGLRVRAVGEHPQAADTLGINVNATRFWNVTLGGAIAGIGGSFFTLVAIDSFTKEISGGRGFIALAALIFGRWNPVGAFFAALLFGFADNLQSIVTIIGTPVPSQFMAMLPYLVTVLAVAGLVGRSRGPAASGIPYVKG, via the coding sequence ATGAGCACAACAGTTTCATCGTCCAGGCCCGGCAATCCCCAGCCCGGGGGGCCCAAGGCAGACGCTCCCTCCTCAGCCCTTTCCGCCAAGCCGGTCAGCTGGAAGACTCCCATCCTGCTCACCGTTTTCGCCCTGGTCTCCCTGGTGTTCTTCGGATTCCTGGCGCCCGGCCAGACGGCCAGCTTCGGCATCTCCACCGGGGGCGACTTCTTCCAGCTGCCCGCACTGGAAATCAATGCCTTTGCAGGCGGCATCGTATTGTCGGTGCTCCTCGTGGCATTGGCAGGGTACGCCGTCTACCTGAAGACAAAGAGCCAGCCGGCTCCCGGTTGGCTGCCCGTCACCTTCATCGTCCTGTTCGTGGCAGCGTTCCTGATCTGGGTGGTGGGGGGAGCCCGTACCCCCACCATCTCCCTGGCTGGCCTCATCGCCGGCTCCGTCACCCTGGCCGTCCCGCTCGTGTTCGGTTCACTGTCCGGCGTCCTGTGCGAGCGCGTGGGAGTGGTCAACATCGCCATTGAGGGTCAGCTCCTGGGCGGGGCGTTCACCGCAGCCATCGTCGCCAGCATGACCCACAACGCCTTCATCGGGCTGCTGGCGGCGGCCGTTGCCGGCGCAGTCGTTTCCATGGTCCTGGCACTGTTCAGCATCAAGTACCTGGTGAACCAGATCATTGTCGGCGTCGTCCTGAACGTGCTGGTCTCCGGCGTGACGGGCTTCCTGTTCAGCACCGTGATGCAGGCCAACAAAGCCCAGTTCAACTCGCCGCCCGGCCTGGACGTCATCGACATTCCAGTCCTCTCCAGCATCCCGATCATCGGGCCCATCCTGTTCCGGCAGTCGCTGGTGGGATACCTCATGTATGTGGCCGTTGCGGTGGTCTGGGTGGGCCTCTTCAAGACCAGGTGGGGCCTGCGCGTCCGCGCGGTGGGGGAGCACCCGCAGGCGGCGGACACCCTGGGCATCAACGTCAACGCCACCCGGTTCTGGAACGTGACCCTGGGTGGTGCCATTGCCGGCATTGGCGGCTCCTTCTTCACCCTGGTGGCCATCGACAGCTTCACGAAGGAGATTTCCGGTGGCCGCGGGTTCATCGCCCTGGCCGCCCTCATCTTCGGCCGCTGGAACCCGGTGGGCGCCTTCTTCGCGGCACTCCTGTTCGGGTTCGCGGACAACCTGCAGAGCATCGTGACCATCATCGGCACCCCCGTGCCCAGCCAGTTCATGGCCATGCTGCCCTACCTGGTGACCGTCCTCGCCGTCGCCGGCCTGGTGGGCAGGTCAAGGGGGCCCGCCGCCAGCGGCATCCCGTACGTCAAGGGATGA
- a CDS encoding ABC transporter permease → MPDQPSPKHAEDDKHAAAAPGGQDGPGAQDTAAVVAVDTAGGAMQPSAVPATAQSGRLPGGSDTVLRRIFTGSGMVSVLAVLLALIIGGLLIASTDKQVATTAGYFFARPTDMLVAVWNAATRSYIALFQGSVFNPRGNGLAAQFAPFMETLTIATPLITAGLGVALAFRAGLFNIGAQGQIIVAGILAAWAGFALHLPFGLHLLLVLVAGVVGGALWGGLAGLLKARTGAHEVILTIMFNYIALYFLRYLLNTPAFQRPGESNPISPILDPSAVYPRILGTQYRLHLGFILAIGATVLVWWLLNRSTVGFEFRAVGANPKAAQTAGINVSRSTILVMAIAGGLAGMSGVAQVAGTEKVLTDGVAATYGFDAITVALLGRSTPWGTFAAGLLFGAFRAGAVQMQIQTGTPIDIVLVVQSLIVLFIAAPPLVRAVFGLNPRRRKPARATKSGQAATTGGAA, encoded by the coding sequence ATGCCTGACCAGCCTTCCCCCAAACACGCCGAAGACGATAAGCACGCCGCTGCGGCTCCCGGCGGCCAGGACGGCCCGGGTGCACAGGACACCGCCGCAGTGGTGGCCGTCGATACCGCCGGCGGCGCCATGCAGCCCTCGGCTGTTCCGGCCACGGCGCAAAGCGGCCGGCTGCCCGGCGGCTCCGACACCGTGCTGCGCCGGATCTTCACCGGGAGCGGCATGGTCTCCGTGCTTGCGGTGCTGCTGGCGCTGATCATCGGCGGCCTGCTCATCGCAAGCACCGACAAGCAGGTGGCCACCACCGCCGGCTACTTCTTCGCCCGGCCCACCGACATGCTGGTGGCCGTGTGGAATGCCGCCACCCGCTCCTACATCGCGCTGTTCCAGGGCTCGGTGTTCAACCCCCGCGGCAACGGGCTGGCCGCACAGTTTGCCCCCTTCATGGAAACCCTGACTATCGCCACACCGCTCATCACGGCCGGCCTGGGCGTGGCCTTGGCATTCCGGGCTGGGCTCTTCAACATCGGCGCGCAGGGCCAGATCATCGTGGCCGGCATCCTGGCGGCCTGGGCGGGGTTCGCCCTGCACCTGCCGTTCGGCCTGCACCTGCTGCTGGTCCTGGTGGCCGGCGTCGTTGGCGGTGCCCTCTGGGGCGGTCTCGCCGGCCTGCTCAAGGCCCGCACCGGAGCCCACGAAGTCATCCTGACCATCATGTTCAACTACATCGCGCTGTACTTCCTGCGCTACCTGCTGAACACTCCGGCGTTCCAGCGGCCGGGGGAGTCAAACCCCATTTCGCCCATCCTGGATCCCAGCGCCGTATACCCGCGGATCCTGGGCACCCAGTACCGGCTGCACCTGGGCTTCATCCTGGCGATCGGCGCCACCGTCCTGGTGTGGTGGCTCCTCAACCGGTCCACAGTGGGCTTCGAATTCCGGGCGGTGGGCGCCAACCCCAAAGCGGCGCAAACCGCCGGCATCAACGTCTCCCGCTCCACCATCCTGGTCATGGCGATCGCCGGCGGGCTCGCCGGCATGTCCGGCGTGGCCCAGGTGGCCGGCACGGAGAAGGTACTCACGGACGGTGTCGCCGCCACCTACGGCTTTGACGCCATCACGGTCGCCTTGCTGGGACGTTCGACGCCGTGGGGCACCTTTGCTGCCGGCCTGCTGTTTGGCGCCTTCCGCGCCGGAGCGGTCCAGATGCAGATCCAGACCGGCACCCCCATCGACATCGTCCTGGTGGTCCAGTCCCTGATTGTCCTTTTCATCGCGGCGCCGCCGCTGGTCCGGGCCGTCTTCGGACTGAACCCGCGGCGCAGGAAGCCCGCGCGAGCAACCAAGTCCGGGCAGGCAGCCACTACCGGAGGTGCCGCATGA
- a CDS encoding ABC transporter ATP-binding protein — translation MKLELRGITKRFGTLLANDHIDVVVEPGQIHCLLGENGAGKSTLMNVLYGLYEPSEGEILVDDKPVTFRGPGDAMAAGIGMVHQHFMLVPVFTVAENVALGAEPTKAAGFLNLDQTRQRIKEISDQYGFDVDPDALVEDLPVGVQQRVEIIKALVRNAKVLILDEPTAVLTPQETDELLDIMRQLKSRGTSIVFISHKLREVKEVSDTITVIRRGKVVGTADPAASTTELASMMVGRAVSLNLDKAPAQPKESTFEVRDLTVIAPNGQHVVDHLSFHIRRGEILAIAGVQGNGQTELTEAILGLQERVAGSIVLDGKELVGRSVKEVLEAGVGFVPEDRKVDGLVGTFSVAENLILDLYDKPPFAKGISMSPAKIMENAEARIGEFDVRTPSAAAAAGTLSGGNQQKLVMARELSRPLRLFIASQPTRGVDVGSIEFLHRRIVAERDQGTPVMIISTELDEVMELADRIAVLYKGKLVGTVPAGTSRDVLGLMMAGIPAEEHAETPQAGIPAATSNAEGADHA, via the coding sequence TTGAAACTTGAGCTCAGAGGGATCACCAAACGTTTTGGCACGCTGCTGGCCAACGACCACATTGACGTGGTGGTTGAGCCGGGACAGATCCATTGCCTCCTCGGTGAGAACGGGGCGGGCAAATCCACCCTGATGAATGTGCTCTACGGGCTGTACGAGCCCTCCGAAGGCGAAATCCTCGTCGATGACAAGCCGGTCACTTTCCGCGGTCCGGGCGACGCCATGGCGGCAGGGATCGGAATGGTGCACCAGCACTTCATGCTGGTACCGGTCTTCACTGTGGCCGAGAACGTGGCGCTGGGCGCCGAACCCACCAAGGCGGCCGGGTTCCTCAACCTGGACCAGACGAGGCAGCGCATCAAGGAGATCTCCGACCAGTACGGCTTCGACGTGGACCCCGACGCCCTCGTGGAGGACCTCCCGGTGGGCGTGCAGCAGCGGGTGGAAATCATCAAGGCGCTGGTCCGCAATGCCAAGGTCCTGATCCTGGACGAGCCCACGGCCGTGCTGACGCCCCAGGAAACCGATGAGCTGCTGGACATCATGCGCCAGCTCAAGTCGCGTGGTACATCCATCGTCTTCATTTCGCACAAGCTGCGTGAGGTCAAGGAAGTCTCGGACACCATCACCGTGATCCGGCGGGGGAAGGTGGTGGGCACTGCCGATCCGGCCGCATCCACCACCGAGCTTGCCTCGATGATGGTGGGGCGCGCCGTGAGCCTGAACCTCGACAAGGCCCCGGCCCAGCCCAAGGAAAGCACCTTCGAAGTCCGCGACCTCACCGTCATCGCGCCCAACGGCCAGCACGTGGTGGACCACCTCAGCTTCCACATCAGGCGCGGAGAGATCCTGGCCATCGCCGGCGTCCAAGGCAACGGGCAGACCGAACTTACCGAGGCCATCCTGGGCCTGCAGGAGCGGGTCGCCGGCTCCATCGTCCTGGACGGCAAGGAACTTGTGGGCAGGTCGGTCAAGGAAGTCCTGGAGGCCGGCGTCGGGTTCGTACCCGAGGACCGCAAGGTGGACGGGCTGGTCGGCACCTTCTCGGTGGCGGAGAACCTGATCCTGGACCTTTACGACAAGCCGCCCTTCGCCAAGGGGATCAGCATGAGCCCGGCCAAAATCATGGAGAACGCCGAGGCACGCATCGGCGAATTCGACGTCCGCACGCCGTCTGCGGCTGCCGCCGCCGGAACCCTGTCCGGCGGCAACCAGCAAAAGCTCGTGATGGCCCGCGAACTTTCCCGCCCCCTCCGCCTCTTCATCGCCTCCCAGCCCACCCGCGGTGTGGATGTCGGATCCATCGAGTTCCTGCACCGGCGAATTGTGGCCGAGCGTGACCAGGGGACACCCGTGATGATCATTTCCACAGAGCTCGACGAAGTAATGGAGCTGGCCGACCGCATCGCAGTGCTCTACAAGGGCAAGCTGGTGGGGACTGTCCCCGCCGGAACCAGCCGGGACGTCCTGGGCCTCATGATGGCAGGCATCCCGGCGGAAGAACATGCAGAAACTCCGCAGGCCGGCATCCCGGCCGCCACCTCCAACGCAGAGGGAGCCGACCATGCCTGA
- a CDS encoding BMP family lipoprotein, with the protein MKKSLRASFKRGSMAGVATLGASALVLTACGAAPEAGSTASAGASDYTGCIVSDSGGFDDQSFNQSSYEGLKKTEKDLGIKVNQIESKTNNDFEPNLRAMVTASCNLTITVGFLLGDATKAQATANPDKHFAIIDFGYDQPISNVKPIIYDTAQAAFLAGYLAAGTTKTGTVATFGGIKIPTVTIFMDGYADGVKYYNQQKGKNVKLLGWNKDAQDGSFTGDFEKQDVGKQLTKNFLDQGADIVMPVAGPVGKGAGAALDEAKAAGKDVKLIWVDSDGYLTAPDYKDIMLSSVMKQMGEAVETIVSEDKNGKFSNTPYVGTLANDGVQLAPFHDLDSQVPAELKSDLEKIKKDIIDGKLKVESPASPKA; encoded by the coding sequence TTGAAGAAATCACTGCGTGCCAGCTTCAAGCGCGGTTCAATGGCCGGTGTGGCCACCCTCGGTGCGTCCGCGCTTGTGCTCACCGCCTGCGGTGCAGCCCCCGAAGCCGGCAGCACCGCATCCGCAGGTGCCAGCGACTACACGGGCTGCATCGTCTCGGACTCCGGAGGATTCGATGACCAGTCCTTCAACCAGTCCTCCTACGAGGGCCTGAAGAAGACCGAGAAGGACCTTGGCATCAAGGTCAACCAGATCGAGTCGAAGACCAACAACGACTTCGAACCCAACCTGCGGGCCATGGTCACGGCCAGCTGCAACCTGACCATAACCGTCGGCTTCCTGCTCGGCGACGCCACCAAGGCGCAGGCCACCGCCAACCCGGACAAGCACTTCGCCATCATCGACTTCGGCTACGACCAGCCCATCAGCAACGTCAAGCCCATCATCTACGACACCGCACAGGCCGCGTTCCTCGCCGGCTACCTGGCCGCAGGAACCACCAAGACCGGAACCGTGGCCACCTTCGGCGGCATCAAGATCCCCACCGTGACCATCTTCATGGACGGCTACGCCGACGGCGTGAAGTACTACAACCAGCAGAAGGGCAAGAACGTCAAGCTGCTCGGCTGGAACAAGGATGCCCAGGACGGCAGCTTCACAGGCGACTTCGAAAAGCAGGACGTGGGCAAGCAGCTGACCAAGAACTTCCTGGACCAGGGCGCGGACATCGTCATGCCTGTTGCGGGTCCGGTGGGCAAGGGCGCCGGAGCCGCGCTCGACGAGGCCAAGGCTGCCGGCAAGGACGTCAAGCTGATCTGGGTTGACTCCGATGGCTACCTCACCGCGCCTGATTACAAGGACATCATGCTCTCCTCCGTCATGAAGCAGATGGGCGAGGCCGTGGAGACGATTGTCTCCGAGGACAAGAACGGCAAGTTCAGCAACACCCCGTACGTGGGCACGCTTGCCAACGACGGCGTGCAGCTGGCGCCCTTCCACGACCTCGATTCCCAGGTTCCCGCGGAGCTGAAGTCCGACCTCGAGAAGATCAAGAAGGACATCATCGACGGCAAGCTGAAGGTCGAGTCCCCAGCGAGCCCCAAGGCCTGA
- a CDS encoding NADP-dependent oxidoreductase, with translation MSTALATTTREIRLASRPVGRPSSDNFELAESPLPALEDGQILVRNLFMSVDPYMRGRMNDVKSYSAPFAVGKALDGGAVGEVVASRSAAHKEGDVVVHSLGWREYAVVDGAAATPARTDLAPASAFLGALGMTGLTAYTGLLKVAEFKPGDAVFVSGAAGAVGSLVGQIAKAMGASRVIGSAGSPAKVARLLELGFDAAFDYHDGPVLEQLEKAAGPAGIDVYFDNVGGEHLEAALAVLNVGGRVAMCGAIAQYNSTEPTPAPHNLMLAIGKQLTLRGFLVGGQRQHAAEFAEKMGGWLSDGTVRYDETIVDGLENAPQAFMDLLDGANTGKMLVRL, from the coding sequence ATGAGCACAGCCCTTGCAACCACCACCCGTGAAATCCGGCTGGCCTCCCGCCCCGTGGGCCGCCCTTCCAGCGACAACTTCGAACTTGCCGAGTCCCCGCTGCCCGCGCTCGAAGACGGCCAGATCCTGGTACGGAACCTCTTCATGTCTGTGGACCCCTACATGCGGGGGAGGATGAACGACGTCAAGTCCTACTCCGCCCCCTTCGCCGTGGGCAAGGCGCTCGACGGCGGCGCCGTGGGTGAGGTGGTAGCGTCCCGTTCGGCCGCACACAAGGAGGGCGACGTCGTCGTGCATTCCCTCGGCTGGCGGGAGTATGCGGTGGTGGACGGCGCTGCTGCCACCCCGGCACGCACGGACCTGGCACCGGCGTCCGCTTTCCTCGGCGCCCTGGGCATGACCGGGCTGACGGCGTATACAGGCCTGTTGAAGGTTGCCGAATTCAAGCCGGGGGACGCCGTGTTCGTTTCGGGTGCGGCCGGTGCGGTGGGCTCCCTGGTGGGACAGATCGCCAAGGCCATGGGCGCCTCGCGGGTGATCGGCTCGGCCGGCTCGCCCGCCAAGGTGGCCCGGCTCCTGGAACTCGGCTTTGACGCCGCCTTCGACTACCACGATGGTCCCGTTCTCGAGCAATTGGAGAAGGCAGCCGGCCCGGCCGGCATTGACGTCTACTTCGACAACGTGGGCGGCGAACACCTCGAAGCAGCCCTGGCGGTCCTCAATGTGGGCGGCCGGGTGGCCATGTGCGGTGCCATCGCGCAATACAACTCCACCGAACCCACTCCCGCACCCCACAACCTCATGCTGGCCATCGGCAAGCAGCTCACCCTCCGCGGGTTCCTGGTGGGCGGCCAGCGGCAGCACGCGGCAGAGTTCGCGGAGAAGATGGGCGGCTGGCTTTCCGACGGGACCGTTCGCTACGACGAGACGATCGTGGACGGACTGGAGAACGCGCCGCAGGCGTTCATGGATCTTCTGGACGGTGCAAACACCGGCAAAATGCTGGTCCGGCTGTAG
- a CDS encoding organic hydroperoxide resistance protein, translated as MKTLYTAEALASGEGRDGAARSNDGRLAVDLASPVELGGSGQGTNPEQLFAAGYAACFHSALRLVGRKAGADLADSAVAAKIHLGQLDGGAGFGLAAELEIALPALDLATAEDLVAKAHQVCPYSNATRGNINVDIKILEYAA; from the coding sequence GTGAAGACTCTCTACACCGCCGAGGCGCTGGCCTCGGGTGAAGGCCGTGACGGCGCTGCACGCAGCAACGACGGCAGGCTGGCAGTGGACCTCGCCAGCCCGGTCGAACTGGGCGGCAGCGGCCAGGGCACCAACCCCGAACAGCTGTTCGCCGCCGGGTATGCCGCCTGCTTCCACTCCGCGCTGCGCCTGGTTGGCCGCAAGGCAGGCGCCGACCTGGCGGATTCTGCCGTGGCAGCGAAAATCCACCTGGGACAGCTGGACGGCGGAGCCGGGTTCGGGCTGGCCGCCGAACTGGAAATTGCCCTGCCGGCGCTGGACCTCGCCACGGCAGAAGACCTGGTGGCCAAGGCACACCAGGTGTGCCCCTACTCGAACGCCACGCGCGGCAACATCAACGTCGACATCAAGATCCTGGAGTACGCAGCATGA
- a CDS encoding MarR family winged helix-turn-helix transcriptional regulator has protein sequence MTEAPRLDRQVCFALYSASRAATAVYRPVLDELGLTYPQYLVMLVLWESEPRGVKELGGELGLDSGTLSPLLKRLEALGLVERRRSGEDERRVAIHLTTAGRDLSGPARAIPQRLADAAGLSLDELEQLRTTLGKLTAALHESI, from the coding sequence ATGACCGAAGCACCCCGCCTGGACCGGCAAGTATGTTTTGCGCTGTACTCGGCGTCCCGTGCCGCCACCGCCGTCTACCGGCCCGTCCTGGACGAACTGGGGCTTACCTACCCGCAGTACCTGGTGATGCTGGTCCTGTGGGAAAGCGAGCCCCGCGGCGTGAAGGAACTCGGCGGGGAACTCGGCCTCGATTCAGGCACCCTGTCGCCGCTGCTCAAGCGTCTGGAAGCCCTGGGTCTCGTGGAACGGCGGCGGTCCGGCGAGGATGAACGCCGCGTCGCTATCCATCTGACGACCGCGGGCCGGGACCTCAGCGGCCCGGCCCGCGCCATCCCGCAGCGGCTGGCCGATGCCGCAGGGCTCTCCCTGGACGAACTTGAACAACTGCGGACCACCCTGGGCAAGCTCACGGCCGCGCTGCATGAATCCATCTGA